Proteins from a genomic interval of Periophthalmus magnuspinnatus isolate fPerMag1 chromosome 11, fPerMag1.2.pri, whole genome shotgun sequence:
- the LOC129456663 gene encoding uncharacterized protein LOC129456663 has product MTSVAAGLAVKYRCLKEPGSGSGYAGWDKSIKCKLGNYRSKLREAGCNEVAVNRKRGRGDDSDPNRFILKKPKRGEVNFIPQHPENYDDSSLEQERCLLVDELKKRGNDMALIRQKMDLTFSLRRKEIMEMQPLVKEVQERWPALFLKEQICAEFMCITTKDLLETFMTALDTYSIQLIKLFRARKGAFNNEINLLQRFDNQMSNIVQHRRTISLEGLPIFVRDTESKLFLTCLDTDPVERSTKGVKVGILAVLEDSNGPASEPTVVNIGIVLEEDIILADLPDLPTACAYLFGLLYGLNIEFPKEHRYTFEAIQHIFMELTPTCSQRVRSLKTKLLV; this is encoded by the exons ATGACATCTGTTGCCGCTGGATTGGCTGTCAAATATCGTTGCCTGAAGGAACCAGGAAGTGGCTCAGGATATGCTGGATGGGACAAAAGTATTAAGTGTAAGCTTGGCAACTACCGCTCCAAACTGCGTGAGGCTGGCTGTAATGAGGTTGCAGTCAAtcgaaaaagagggagaggagatgacAGTGACCCCAATAGATTCATTTTAAAGAAACCAAAACGTGGTGAAGTTAACTTTATCCCTCAGCATCCAGAAAACTATGATGATTCTTCTTTAGAACAAGAGCGATGCCTCTTGGTGGACGAATTAAAGAAGAGGGGGAACGACATGGCTCTGATCAGACAAAAGATGGACCTCACATTTTCGCTGAGGAGAAAAGAAATCATGGAGATGCAGCCTTTGGTCAAGGAAGTACAGGAGAGATGGCCAGCTCTCTTCTTGAAAGAACAG atctgtgcagagtttaTGTGCATTACCACTAAGGACCTGTTGGAGACCTTTATGACTGCCCTTGACACTTACTCTATTCAACTGATTAAACTGTTCCGGGCCAGAAAAGGAGCTTTCAACAATGAAATTAATCTTCTACAGAGGTTTGACAATCAG atgtcaaaCATTGTCCAGCATCGGCGAACCATTTCTCTTGAAGGATTACCCATATTTGTTCGGGACACAGAGAGCAAACTGTTTTTGACCTGCCTG gacaCAGATCCAGTTGAGAGGTCCACCAAAGGTGTGAAGGTGGGAATCCTTGCTGTTCTGGAAGACTCCAATGGACCTGCTTCAGAGCCCACTGTTGTCAACATTGGCATTGTGTTAGAAGAGGACATCATTCTTGCTGATCTGCCAGACCTTCCTACTGCCTGTGCCTACCTTTTTGGACTTCTTTATGGACTAAATATAGAATTTCCAAAGGAGCACAGGTACACATTTGAAGCTATCCAACACATTTTCATGGAACTGACTCCTACCTGCTCCCAGCGAGTGAGAAGCTTAAAAACTAAGCTCTTAGTCTAA
- the cratb gene encoding carnitine O-acetyltransferase b, protein MILQRLQPVACRAAWRTRAVLRQEQCLFSSAPPQPVPPLAQTLQRYLQALEPLLPPDELAHTRRMVHEFGRPGGLGSQLQQKLEFRAKHTKNWITDWWVQCAYLANREPLAVHSNPAISLPRRDFNDWRSQLVFASKLIAAVLDFKAMIDRGKLASEHMRGRPLCMELYPLMFSSCRIPGPKHDSIAHYGTYGRSRRSPTHITVVRNYQFFQLEVYNSDGSRMTESQIHAQLLRIRSQSWKTDKEPMGILTSEHRHTWGAAYNRLLRDKINRASVRAIETGLFSLCLDSPVMRISDEKYASRKAAQVLHGGGTFSNSGNRWFDKTLQFVVGEDGSWGLLYEQATAEGPPVATLLHHILEYCEGPDPKRAPLIPLPMPKKLYFYIDPEIKRDIELAKQNLDILINDLDVNVFNFKRFGKELPKRHKLSPNAFIQVALQLAYYRVHNEVCPSCDIASQRMFKGGRTEYIRSPTKEALTFVLAFDNRSVSKEVKRQLFREAVDAYAALTDLALKGHGIDRHLLGLKLQAIEQGLSIPKMFMDTGYGFATHWKLRTGQVPANTDSVICFGPLVPDGYAICYNPQADHVHFSITAFNCCEETNAETMAMTVKNTLCDLQELLEPTI, encoded by the exons ATGATTCTGCAGAGACTTCAGCCTGTAGCATGCAGAGCCGCCTGGCGCACACGG GCGGTGCTGAGGCAGGAGCAgtgcctcttctcctctgcccccCCACAGCCTGTGCCTCCTCTGGCTCAGACCCTGCAGAGGTACCTCCAGGCCCtggagccactgctgccccctgACGAGCTTGCACATACCCGCCGCATGGTGCACGAGTTTGGGCGTCCCGGAGGGCTGGGGTCCCAACTGCAGCAGAAACTGGAGTTTAGAGCTAAACACACCAAGAATTGG ATCACAGACTGGTGGGTGCAGTGCGCGTATCTGGCCAACAGGGAGCCTCTGGCGGTTCACTCAAACCCGGCCATCTCTCTCCCCAGACGAGATTTCAATGACTGGAGGAGCCAGCTGGT GTTTGCGTCCAAACTAATCGCAGCTGTCCTGGATTTCAAAGCCATGATTGACAG AGGCAAGTTGGCGTCAGAGCACATGCGTGGCCGTCCTCTCTGTATGGAGCTGTACCCGCTCATGTTCTCATCCTGTCGGATCCCGGGGCCCAAACACGACTCAATTGCTCACTACGGGACCTACGGGCGCTCGCGGCGCTCCCCCACACACATCACTGTAGTCCGCAACTATCAG tttttccagCTGGAGGTTTATAATAGTGATGGTTCAAGAATGACCGAGTCCCAGATTCATGCACAGCTTCTCCGGATCCGGTCTCAGTCCTGGAAAACCGACAAAGAGCCGATGGGGATCTTAACCAGCGAGCACCGGCACACCTGGGGAGCTGCATACAACCGCCTGCTCAGAG aCAAAATCAACAGAGCATCAGTGCGAGCTATTGAGACCGGactgttctccctgtgtctggactCACCTGTCATGAGGATTTCAGATGAAAA ATATGCCAGTCGTAAAGCCGCCCAGGTGCTTCACGGAGGTGGGACTTTCTCAAACAGCGGAAATCGATGGTTTGATAAAACTCTTCAG TTTGTAGTTGGTGAAGATGGGTCCTGGGGGCTGCTCTATGAACAGGCCACAGCAGAGGGCCCCCCAGTGGCCACACTGCTGCATCACATACTGGAGTACTG tGAGGGGCCAGACCCAAAGAGAGCCCCTCTGATCCCGCTGCCGATGCccaaaaaactttatttttacattgacccTGAGATCAAGAGGGACATTGAACTTGCCAAACAAAATCTAGATAT ACTTATAAATGACCTGGATGTGAATGTGTTCAACTTTAAGAGATTTGGGAAAGAGCTGCCCAAGAGACACAAGCTGAGTCCCAACGCCTTCATCCAGGTGGCGCTGCAGCTCGCCTACTACAG GGTTCACAATGAGGTGTGTCCTTCCTGTGACATTGCGTCTCAAAGGATGTTCAAAGGAGGCAGGACCGAGTACATCCGATCTCCAACGAAAGAGGCTCTCACTTTTGTACTCGCCTTTGACAACCGCTCTGTGTCG aaAGAAGTAAAGCGACAGTTATTCAGAGAAGCAGTCGACGCCTATGCTGCTCTGACTGATCTG GCTCTGAAGGGACATGGCATTGACCGCCACCTGTTGGGCCTAAAGCTCCAGGCCATAGAGCAGGGCCTGAGCATCCCAAAGATGTTCATGGACACGGGCTACGGCTTCGCCACCCACTGGAAACTCCGCACGGGACAG GTTCCTGCTAACACCGACAGCGTGATATGTTTTGGGCCGCTGGTTCCCGATGGTTACGCCATTTGTTACAATCCTCAGGCCGACCACGTGCACTTCTCCATCACCGCCTTCAACTGCTGCGAGGAAACCAACGCGGAAACCATGGCGATGACTGTCAAAAACACATTATGTGATCTGCAGGAGCTACTGGAGCCCACGATTTGA